AACCGAGGACGATGCTACTTTAAATTAGTTATAGATAGAATTCGGCACTATAAagttgtataaataaataaattcattaATTCAAACAAACTCATAAACAAGGTTGAactattggggtagcagcaatctcaaagaaaagtctttataatagttcctttttaaaaatgtttattttcatcatcagggaaactacagtcataaatagacagtatttaacaaataggctaactgaaatcaataataattgctatttttgtgttaccaaaaatccagaacaccatagtttcctctcactaaaccaggtgtcgaggatacccaaaaacacaaaaacaacaaaatatcGGGTAGTTCTTTTATattatatggtattgatattttcctcatattatttcttgtgaatgctataggatcccgttctaagttgttctgttccatccTGAGCTAGTGATAAACTAACTTGCCGCAAATAATCTagaatcattatgaaattgactgttGGTtagccagttggttgtgaaaaccaatgccaataaaacacaaacacacacGTATTTAGTTTATTAATTGCACCATTCTAGAACTGTTAAATTGATAATTAAGCAATTAAAACTTTGCTTTTTTATTTTAGGATGTCTGGAGAAAAATACGGAAACAATCAAAACATTTGAACATCCATGTCGTAACGAGGAAAATACGGCTTCGAAAAAATCTTATCAATGTGAACTTTGTTTTAAGTTCTTTTCTGAAAAACGTAGTTTAAAAAGACATACGTTaacgcacactggagaaaagccatatcaatgtgaaatttgttttaaatcgtTTTCCCAAAATGGTCATTTAAAGGCACATGTTAGAAAACACACTGAAAAACAAACGCCTtatcagtgtgaaatttgttttaaatcgtTTTCTGAAAAACGTAATTTAAAAAGACATACGATAACGCACACTGGAGATAAGCCATATCAATGTGAAATATGTTCAAAGTCGTTTACTAAAAAGTGTGATTTAGAAAGACATACGGTAACGCACACTGGAGAGAGGCCATATCAATGTGAAGTTTGTTTTAAATCGTTTTCCCAAAATGGTCATTTAAAGGCACATGTTAGAAATCACACTGAAAAACAAACGCCTtatcagtgtgaaatttgtttcaaatcGTTTTCTGAAAAACGTAATTTAAAAAGACATACGATAACACACACTGGAGATAAGCCATATCAATGTGAAATATGTTCAAAgtcgtttattaaaaaatgtGATTTAGAAAGACATACAGTAACGCACACTGGAGAGAAGCCAtatcaatgtgaaatttgttttaaatcgtTTTCCCAAAATTGTCATTTAAAGGCACATGTTAGAAATCACACTGAAGAACAAACGACTTATcactgtgaaatttgttttaaatcgtTTTCTCAAAAATGTAGTTTAAACAGACATATGAGAATGCACTCTCAAGAGAAACCATATCAATGTAAAATTTGTTCGAAGTCATTTTTCGATCCAAGTGTTTTGAAAttgcatatgagagtgcatactggtgaaaaaccatatcagtgtgaaatttgtcttaagAGGTTTTCTTTAAAGTCTTCTTTGAAATTACATACTATGACACACACTGGAGATAAGCCAtatcaatgtgaaatttgttttaaatcgtTTTGCCAAATTTGTAATTTAAAGACACATCTTAGAAAAAATCACACTGGAGAACTAGTTGaggcaataaagcactgaacctccaaaaaaaaacgacaagacggatcctaataattctttttgcattcgattcgtaaaTGCCCCAGGAAGCTTTGTGACCCATAACTCGAGCCCAGAAGACTAGGGCCAACAGGTAGAGTTAAGTACAGTAAATtcgtttttaaatactttttaccAGTTAACAAATCAACTTGCGAGTGTGTATATTgtgcttataaaataaaaataatttctttttaaaaatataccgAAAGTAGCGAAACAAAAATCAACTCTTTAACGGAGCTGGATTGGTGAAAACAGTGGAATGAAGATTACATATAAACAATGAAAGTACTTTCTGTAATTCACATATTTCTTTCTTCGCAAGAAATATGTTAATATATGTTGCAAAGACAAGAAAGATATTATAAAGTAGGATAAGAGATGAATATCTGTGGATATATATCGACGAGACTACTGACGCAAAGGGTCGACAAATGGCGAATTTAATTATTTTGGAGTTTTAAACTGTTCTGCCGATGACAATCATAAGTGCCGTATTTCTTGCAAATAATTATATTGATATCAAAAATGTTATATCAAATTTTGATCCTTCTTGTTGAACTGCTGTTCAGAAATGTAAAAAAATAGTAAGAATTCTGTTCAGAATGAACTGTCCTATATAAAATCAAATTTCGACATAATTGTAAACTCTATTACACAACTAGAGAGTCAAAAATTATCTTTAAATGATAAATAACATTTACATTGTTGATTCTGTCAAAGAAAGAACAATAAATCTATCAGGGACAATTGGAAAAAAGTCGAGATAAATTTAGTGAAGTTTTAAACAGAAATGAAGGCTTTTCTTTATTGCGACCAATAACTAGCATAATCAATGGACGCTTTGGACAGCAGGAACAAGGACATATTCTTGTGAattttcatttatattttattattaaatgcaGTAATAAATAAACACTCAAGTTGCAGGTACTATAATTAAATTTTTCACCAAATTGCAAGccttgaaaattgcaaaatatttgttctaaagtgcatatataaatgtaTATTGCATATAATAAaggcatatttggttactttTTAAGTGCATATTGCATAAATATTTTAaccattttttagtgcatataaTCCAGGCTCTACCCATAAccatgagataa
The window above is part of the Diabrotica virgifera virgifera chromosome 2, PGI_DIABVI_V3a genome. Proteins encoded here:
- the LOC126880596 gene encoding zinc finger protein OZF-like isoform X4 → MEVKQEQNNFFDEDCKIKIENINYLSQDHEGFHNSVKLEVKDELSQADSPSTSTINYCLDGFSSDKLNMETIVKDIKLEETSDMEEETKAEPQQTENGCLEKNTETIKTFEHPCRNEENTASKKSYQCELCFKFFSEKRSLKRHTLTHTGEKPYQCEICFKSFSQNGHLKAHVRKHTEKQTPYQCEICFKSFSEKRNLKRHTITHTGDKPYQCEICSKSFTKKCDLERHTVTHTGERPYQCEVCFKSFSQNGHLKAHVRNHTEKQTPYQCEICFKSFSEKRNLKRHTITHTGDKPYQCEICSKSFIKKCDLERHTVTHTGEKPYQCEICFKSFSQNCHLKAHVRNHTEEQTTYHCEICFKSFSQKCSLNRHMRMHSQEKPYQCKICSKSFFDPSVLKLHMRVHTGEKPYQCEICLKRFSLKSSLKLHTMTHTGDKPYQCEICFKSFCQICNLKTHLRKNHTGELVEAIKH